A single Lactuca sativa cultivar Salinas chromosome 8, Lsat_Salinas_v11, whole genome shotgun sequence DNA region contains:
- the LOC111913754 gene encoding CSC1-like protein At4g02900 translates to MATVSDITASATINGLSAILFLVLFGILRLQPMNDRVYFSKWYLKGIRENTKTTGPFVKKFINLDYRMYLKLLNWVPASLKMPESELIDHAGLDSAVYIRIYLLGLKIFVPIALLAFTVLLPVNYTDRNFDILITKVEDLTFSQIDKFSISNVPSGSKRLFVHIFMAYVFTFWTCYMLYREYKIVTDMRLHFLATEKRRPDQFTVLVRNIPPDVDESVSEYVEHFFRVNHPDQYLLHQVVYNANKLAKIVTQKKDLRNRLVYYTNKYERRPNRRPTTKAGFWGLWGKTIDAIDYYSAEIEKLSNKEVAERERVIGDPKAVVPAAFVSFKSRWGAAVCAQTQQTRNPTHWITDWAPEPRDVYWDNLSMPFMELNIRRVLMAGAFIGLTFFFMIPIAFVQTLANIESIEKVVPFLKPIIDGGTMKPIIQGFLPGIVLKIFLILLPMILMEMSKIEGYFTISTLESRAAGKFHLFLLVNVFLGSIITGTVLQQIQVFLKESPSEIPKIASVAIPMKATFFITYIMVDGWAGIAAEILKVVPLIIFHLKNIFLVKTEIDREEATDQGSLLWATYEPRMQLYFLLGLVYSTVTPILLPFIIVFFAFAYLVFRHQVINVYDQKYESAASYWPDVHRRIIIGLMISQILLLGLLSTKQALHSTPFMLVLPVLTFLFHRYCKSRFESAFRRFPLQDAMIKDTLENAREPHLNLRTYLRGAYIHPVFKGLELDTSMDVYEDDNPVVATTRRSHKGSSGELSSILVV, encoded by the exons ATGGCTACTGTTTCAGATATCACGGCATCCGCCACCATAAACGGTTTATCTGCAATATTGTTTCTTGTGTTATTCGGGATTTTACGCCTTCAACCCATGAACGATCGAGTTTACTTCTCAAAATGGTATCTCAAAGGCATACGAGAAAATACAAAAACTACAGGACCTTTTGTAAAAAAATTTATCAATCTAGATTATAGAATGTATCTAAAACTCTTAAATTGGGTTCCTGCTTCCTTAAAAATGCCAGAATCCGAGCTTATCGACCATGCTGGACTTGATTCTGCTGTGTACATTCGAATCTATCTTCttgg GTTGAAAATTTTTGTCCCGATTGCTCTGCTTGCTTTCACTGTGTTGTTACCAGTAAATTATACAGACAGAAATTTTGACATATTGATCACCAAAGTGGAAGATTTAACATTCAGTCAGATAGACAAGTTTTCCATATCCAATGTCCCTTCTGGATCAAAaag GCTATTTGTGCATATATTTATGGCGTACGTCTTTACTTTTTGGACATGCTATATGCTTTATAGGGAATATAAAATTGTAACAGACATGAGGTTGCATTTCCTTGCCACCGAAAAGCGTCGCCCGGATCAGTTTACT GTTCTTGTGAGAAACATCCCCCCTGATGTTGATGAATCCGTTAGTGAATATGTCGAGCATTTTTTTCGTGTTAATCACCCTGATCAATATCTTTTACATCAG GTGGTGTATAATGCAAATAAGCTCGCGAAAATAGTGACCCAGAAGAAGGATTTGCGTAATCGGCTTGTCTACTACACCAATAAGTACGAGAGAAGACCCAATAGAAGGCCAACCACGAAG GCAGGTTTTTGGGGACTTTGGGGAAAGACGATCGACGCCATTGATTACTATTCTGCAGAAATCGAGAAGTTGAGCAACAAA GAAGTAGCGGAAAGAGAAAGAGTGATTGGTGACCCGAAAGCTGTTGTTCCAGCTGCGTTTGTTTCATTCAAATCGCGATGGGGTGCAGCCGTTTGTGCTCAAACACAACAAACGAGGAATCCGACTCATTGGATCACGGATTGGGCTCCCGAACCACGCGATGTTTACTGGGACAATTTATCCATGCCGTTCATGGAGCTCAACATTCGAAGAGTGTTAATGGCGGGTGCCTTCATCGGTCTGACTTTCTTCTTCATGATTCCCATCGCGTTTGTTCAAACTTTGGCCAACATTGAATCAATCGAGAAAGTTGTTCCGTTTCTGAAACCCATTATCGATGG AGGAACTATGAAGCCGATTATTCAAGGGTTTCTTCCTGGGATTGTGTTGAAGATCTTCCTCATTCTCCTTCCGATGATTCTAATGGAAATGTCCAAAATAGAGGGCTACTTTACGATCTCAACTTTGGAATCAAGAGCAGCTGGTAAATTTCATCTTTTTTTGCTAGTGAATGTGTTTCTTGGAAGCATCATAACCGGAACCGTGCTGCAGCAAATTCAAGTGTTCTTGAAAGAGTCGCCATCCGA GATTCCAAAGATTGCTAGTGTGGCGATTCCGATGAAAGCAACATTCTTTATCACATACATTATGGTCGATGGTTGGGCGGGTATCGCTGCAGAGATCCTAAAAGTGGTTCCATTGATTATCTTTCACTTGAAGAACATTTTCTTGGTGAAAACTGAAATAGACAGAGAAGAGGCAACAGATCAGGGTTCATTGCTTTGGGCCACATACGAGCCTCGTATGCAGTTGTACTTCTTGCTTGGACTTGTGTACTCTACTGTCACCCCTATCCTCCTCCCCTTCATCATTGTCTTCTTCGCATTTGCCTATCTGGTTTTCCGTCATCAG GTCATTAATGTATACGATCAGAAGTACGAGAGTGCAGCATCATATTGGCCGGATGTTCATCGGCGTATTATTATCGGTTTGATGATTTCACAGATTTTGTTGTTAGGATTATTGAGCACGAAACAAGCATTACACTCGACACCTTTCATGCTTGTGTTACCAGTGTTAACCTTCTTGTTTCATCGGTATTGCAAGAGCCGgtttgaatctgcattcagaagatTTCCGTTAcag GATGCGATGATCAAGGATACACTGGAAAATGCAAGAGAACCTCACCTGAACCTGAGGACGTATCTTCGTGGTGCCTATATACATCCGGTTTTCAAAGGGTTGGAGCTTGATACATCGATGGATGTTTATGAAGATGATAATCCAGTAGTTGCTACAACGCGGAGGTCACATAAAGGGAGTTCTGGTGAGCTTTCGAGCATTTTGGTTGTGTAA
- the LOC111913730 gene encoding uncharacterized protein LOC111913730 — MDWMRNLKMTLHYEGKEYILEKILVKINESTATPEEIASFNKHHDDATKVACIMVATMEPKLGKFYEDYWSYKMALDLAGMFHKKARQNRFEVVKSFMMCKLKEGETVFPHVQKIQRYMEKLHKLNVSFDDEFSIDMVLNSLPPSYDQFVLTYHLNNKETTLIELHNLLQTTEPGMKKNYVSTTSNAHVLVIGSGKGKKNKSPSQSGRKGRSCWRG, encoded by the coding sequence ATGGATTGGATGAGGAACTTGAAGATGACCCTTCATTATGAGGGCAAGGAATATATCCTCGAAAAGATTCTTGTCAAAATCAATGAATCCAccgctactcctgaggagattgccTCTTTCAACAAACATCATGATGATGCCACAAAGGTCGCTTGCATCATGGTGGCCACTATGGAACCTAAGTTAGGcaagttctatgaggactattggtCATACAAGATGGCTCTTGACCTTGCTGGAATGTTCCACAAGAAGGCGAGGCAAAATCGGTTCGAAGTGGTCAAATCTTTCATGATGTGCAAGCTCAAGGAAGGAGAAACTGTTTTCCCTCATGTACAAAAGATACAAAGGTACATGGAAAAACTCCATAAGCTCAATGTGTCGTTTGATGATGAGTTTTCCATTGATATGGTTCTTAACTCATTACCTCCTAGTTATGATCAGTTCGTTttgacctatcatttgaacaataAGGAGACGACATTGATTGAGCTTCATAATTTGTTGCAAACTACTGAACCAGGgatgaaaaaaaattatgtctCTACTACATCAAATGCTCATGTCCTTGTTATTGGATCTGGAAAAGGGAAGAAAAATAAGTCTCCTTCTCAATCCGGTAGGAAAGGAAGGTCATGCTGGAGGGGCTAG